The following proteins come from a genomic window of Oncorhynchus gorbuscha isolate QuinsamMale2020 ecotype Even-year unplaced genomic scaffold, OgorEven_v1.0 Un_scaffold_2356, whole genome shotgun sequence:
- the LOC124025697 gene encoding adhesion G protein-coupled receptor E1-like: MSGQSKEMYFLNQMNQQLMENPDIVLPEGRVSGAGTISAQQASTGQGWSGAGKDGGESGSVVLKISVLLVNALVDPSQGQVNKTIHTPELDISLQVMEANSTDTSSLSARGNTMDINLKALARNNNGTASAVFLTVSGMESLLGASFLQTENHTEMLSDVITATLPKINHTQLSEPVNFTMSHKRRLAEPGLITCVYWEDRGMEYENGTKGRHWSVNGCWVVFSDENYTVCSCSHLSTFALIMQTGETVSEDNPFLEWVNRMCVIVGLVFFALAILTFLLCSWNPKINNTARLHLCLCLFLSHLLLLLDYTYLTHKLVCSIMAGLLHFLVVASFLWMLLEALQLYLLVQRLSRIQVIQREGLQKKYLFLIGYGIPLVIVGVSAAVKRDGYGGSKVCWLKPEQYFTWAVLGPVCTVLALNWILFCVTIWSLRPTLANMKSDVSQSKDTRLIIFKILAQFVILGCTWVLGLFQSTMVFKYLFIVLNSQQGTFLYIVHCLFNKEVRDEYRKWLGCSSSSSTPDSMKEAPSVSEDLDKAGEERQNKGTRPG; encoded by the exons ATGTCG GGCCAGTCTAAGGAGATGTACTTCCTCAACCAGATGAACCAACAGCTGATGGAGAACCCTGACATTGTCCTACCAGAGGGG AGGGTGTCAGGAGCGGGAACCATCTCAGCGCAGCAGGCCAGTACAGGTCAGGGGTGGAGTGGGGCTGGAAAGGATGGTGGGGAGTCTGGCAGTGTGGTCCTGAAGATCTCAGTGCTCCTGGTGAATGCCTTAGTGGACCCTTCTCAGGGCCAGGTCAACAAAACCATACACACACCTGAGCTGG ACATTAGTCTGCAGGTAATGGAGGCCAACAGTACAGACACCTCTTCCCTCTCAGCCAGGGGAAACACCATGGACATCAACCTAAAGGCTCTGGCCAGAAACAATAATG GTACAGCATCAGCAGTATTCCTGACAGTCAGTGGGATGGAGAGCCTTCTGGGTGCTAGCTTCTTGCAGACAGAAAACCACACAGAGATGTTGTCTGATGTCATCACCGCCACACTGCCCAAGATCAACCACACCCAGCTCTCTGAGCCTGTCAACTTCACCATGAGCCACaagagg aggttgGCTGAGCCTGGCCTGATTACCTGTGTGTACTGGGAGGACAGAGGAATGGAATATGAGAATGGAACCAAGGGGAGGCATTGGTCAGTGAACGGCTGTTGGGTTGTGTTCTCTGATGAGAACTACACAGTGTGTAGCtgctctcacctctccacctttGCCCTCATCATGCAGACAGGAGAG ACTGTGTCAGAGGACAATCCCTTCCTAGAGTGGGTGAACAGAATGTGTGTGATCGTGGGCCTGGTCTTCTTTGCTCTGGCCATCCTCACCTTCCTGCTGTGTAGCTGGAACCCTAAGATCAACAACACAGCCCGCCTccacctctgcctctgcctcttccTGTCCCATCTGCTGCTGCTATTGGATTACACCTACCTCACTCACAAG ctgGTGTGCTCCATCATGGCAGGTCTCCTCCACTTCCTGGTAGTGGCCAGTTTCCTGTGGATGCTGCTGGAGGCGCTCCAGCTCTATCTGCTGGTCCAGAGACTCTCTAGGATCCAGGTCATCCAGAGGGAAGGCCTCCAGAAGAAATACCTCTTCCTGATTGGCTATGGCATTCCCCTGGTGATCGTGGGTGTGTCTGCAGCTGTGAAACGTGACGGCTATGGGGGATCTAAAGT ATGCTGGCTGAAGCCAGAACAATACTTTACCTGGGCTGTGTTAGGGCCAGTGTGTACTGTCCTAGCA CTGAACTGGATATTGTTCTGCGTTACAATCTGGAGTTTGAGACCTACCTTGGCTAACATGAAGAGTGATGTCTCACAGTCCAAagacaccag aCTGATCATCTTTAAGATCCTGGCACAGTTTGTGATcctgggttgtacctgggtgctGGGCTTGTTCCAGTCCACCATGGTCTTCAAGTACCTCTTCATCGTGCTCAACTCCCAGCAGGGCACCTTCCTCTACATCGTTCACTGTCTCTTCAACAAGGAG GTACGTGATGAGTACAGGAAGTGGCTGGGCTGTTCTTCCAGCTCCTCTACTCCAGACTCTATG AAAGAAGCACCTTCCGTCTCTGAAGACCTGGACAAGGCTGGTGAAgagagacaaaacaaaggaacacGGCCAGGATGA